A genomic region of Aeropyrum pernix K1 contains the following coding sequences:
- a CDS encoding MBL fold metallo-hydrolase translates to MVEIKLVDTTPEPFTGKMGSYILIAPDGDAAMIDSGPKTSWERVREELQSMGVRLRYVILTHIHLDHASAAGSIVRSLDTVEAVYVHPRGARHMADPERLWQASKQFLGDYADFFGKPEPVPEGKIVVPEDGEVLELPGGVKLHVIYTPGHASHHMSFYLPQEGVMFTGDSAGVSLKDDDGTLVEFPTTPPPFKPVEYINSLDAMARFKPEKLAFAHYGMRSGGMEYLRWHREDILRWVREAVEYVSRGGGDAEELMRLLADKLENAGKAYRARNPIISEFMYRGTVLGLMDTAVRGEWKRLHL, encoded by the coding sequence TTGGTCGAAATTAAACTCGTGGACACAACGCCCGAGCCGTTTACGGGGAAGATGGGGAGCTACATATTGATTGCGCCCGACGGCGATGCGGCTATGATTGACAGTGGGCCGAAGACTTCCTGGGAGAGGGTCAGGGAGGAGCTGCAGTCTATGGGGGTCAGGCTGAGATACGTTATCCTCACGCATATACACTTAGACCATGCGAGCGCTGCTGGCAGCATAGTGCGCAGCCTGGACACCGTGGAAGCTGTCTACGTTCATCCCAGGGGGGCCCGCCACATGGCGGACCCTGAGAGGCTTTGGCAGGCTTCGAAACAGTTCCTCGGAGACTACGCTGACTTTTTCGGCAAGCCCGAGCCCGTGCCGGAAGGTAAGATAGTGGTCCCAGAGGATGGTGAGGTCCTCGAGCTACCGGGGGGTGTTAAACTCCACGTGATATATACGCCAGGCCATGCCTCACACCACATGAGCTTCTACCTGCCTCAAGAGGGCGTTATGTTTACTGGAGACTCTGCGGGTGTTTCCCTAAAAGACGACGACGGGACGCTTGTAGAGTTCCCCACAACACCACCTCCCTTCAAGCCCGTCGAGTACATAAACAGCCTAGACGCCATGGCGAGGTTCAAGCCGGAGAAGCTTGCTTTCGCCCACTACGGTATGAGGAGCGGGGGGATGGAGTACCTGAGGTGGCACAGGGAGGATATTCTAAGGTGGGTAAGAGAGGCTGTAGAATATGTTTCGCGGGGCGGGGGGGATGCGGAGGAGCTTATGAGGCTTCTCGCCGACAAGCTTGAAAACGCGGGCAAGGCATATAGAGCTAGGAACCCCATAATCTCGGAGTTCATGTATAGGGGGACAGTCCTGGGCCTGATGGACACGGCCGTGAGGGGGGAGTGGAAGAGGCTCCACTTGTAG
- a CDS encoding acyl-CoA dehydrogenase family protein → MVFPFSSSEDFRIELTEEHELFRKSIREFVESKVMPRWREIEETNRIPEDILKEAADLGIFGVGIPEEYGGQGGGHLMTALLTEEIARAVPALGVTIGVNHLFAVPILLFGTEEQKRKYVTPIAQGKARGAHANTEPTGGSDVAGIRTTARKVNDHYVINGRKVFISGARDADYLVVSARTNPPREDKRWWGISVFIVEKDMPGLKIGQQFKVLGMRGEQPYEVILEDVKVPAENLVGKEDEGFKVIVSTYDYTRIGIAAQAVGIAQASFEKALNYALQREVFGQPLIQFQMIIDKLANMYMKLEAARLLTYWAATLADKGKREFIVAASLAKAFATEAAEWIARQAIQIHGGYGVDPETGVERYLRDAIITTIYEGTNEIQRLTIVRQLVRQAFGLKF, encoded by the coding sequence ATGGTCTTCCCTTTCAGCTCCTCGGAGGATTTTAGAATCGAGCTAACGGAGGAGCATGAGCTGTTTAGAAAGTCAATTAGGGAGTTTGTAGAATCCAAAGTTATGCCACGTTGGAGAGAGATCGAGGAGACTAACAGAATTCCCGAGGATATACTCAAGGAGGCAGCCGACCTCGGCATTTTCGGGGTAGGTATACCTGAAGAGTACGGCGGCCAGGGCGGCGGCCATCTTATGACCGCCCTGCTGACGGAGGAGATAGCTAGAGCTGTTCCCGCACTCGGCGTAACAATCGGTGTAAACCACCTCTTCGCAGTCCCCATACTTCTCTTCGGTACTGAAGAGCAGAAAAGAAAGTATGTGACACCTATAGCCCAGGGGAAGGCTAGGGGGGCGCACGCCAACACAGAGCCGACTGGAGGCAGCGATGTGGCGGGTATAAGGACGACTGCACGCAAGGTTAACGATCATTACGTGATAAACGGTAGAAAGGTCTTCATAAGCGGTGCCAGGGATGCTGACTACCTTGTAGTGTCTGCCAGGACTAACCCGCCGAGGGAGGATAAGAGGTGGTGGGGGATAAGCGTGTTTATAGTCGAGAAGGACATGCCAGGCCTAAAGATAGGTCAGCAGTTTAAAGTGCTCGGTATGAGGGGCGAGCAGCCCTACGAGGTTATCCTTGAGGATGTTAAGGTGCCAGCCGAGAACCTTGTTGGAAAAGAGGACGAGGGATTCAAGGTAATAGTGTCCACATACGACTACACGAGAATAGGCATAGCTGCTCAGGCTGTGGGGATAGCCCAAGCCTCGTTCGAGAAGGCTCTAAACTACGCCCTCCAGAGGGAGGTGTTCGGCCAGCCACTCATACAGTTCCAGATGATAATCGACAAGCTAGCCAACATGTACATGAAGCTTGAGGCCGCACGCCTACTCACATACTGGGCAGCCACACTGGCTGACAAAGGGAAGAGGGAGTTCATAGTGGCCGCTAGCCTTGCAAAGGCCTTCGCCACAGAAGCGGCTGAATGGATAGCGAGGCAGGCGATACAGATACACGGAGGCTACGGCGTAGACCCTGAGACTGGTGTGGAAAGATACCTGAGGGACGCAATAATAACGACAATATATGAAGGCACAAACGAGATACAGAGACTGACAATAGTAAGGCAGCTGGTTAGACAAGCTTTCGGCCTAAAATTCTAG
- a CDS encoding amidohydrolase, with amino-acid sequence MARSVVVSAEAVYSHEGEYVGDHVLVDEGLVKSISRGEPHVSVGKRVAVKGFLLPPLVDAHLHMRSLGASFRIVNLKGASSPEEVAKRLAAANSPIAVGRGWNEEEFRPGSRLDRRILDSYLGEKPALAVRICGHVAVANSAFIRESGVDKLFPNLVDRERGLLLEDAVSYAVSVAMKTYNNEELLRDAASALASVGVFGVSSMACSEEEVRALSLIGDALEVRVACYLRRGVEPPPKRAGARWSIVGVKLFADGSLGGRTAYLRRPYISGENEGWRGLKLLSSRDIAEEAVSNSHRGLATAVHAIGDAALDEVLEGFSNAISRGVEPGMLRVEHASLAWPNQIDRLASLRVWTVVQPLFRVSDWWLESRVGSDMLQAAYPFASMLRAGVKLALSTDAPVETYDPAETFKAAVGLCSSRLCRESESLTPRETLKLYTLNSALASGGPVAWLGRLRRGAPALFAVANVDVLNSGRKELEKLKFRGLNLAK; translated from the coding sequence GTGGCGAGATCAGTTGTTGTCTCTGCAGAAGCCGTTTACTCCCATGAAGGCGAATACGTAGGCGATCACGTTCTAGTAGATGAGGGGCTTGTAAAGTCCATTAGCAGAGGCGAACCTCATGTTTCTGTGGGGAAAAGGGTAGCTGTCAAGGGATTCCTCCTCCCCCCACTGGTGGACGCTCACCTACACATGCGCTCTTTGGGAGCTAGCTTTAGGATTGTTAACCTGAAGGGCGCTTCTTCTCCTGAGGAGGTAGCGAAGAGGCTTGCAGCCGCCAACTCGCCAATAGCGGTGGGAAGAGGGTGGAACGAGGAGGAGTTCCGGCCTGGGTCTAGACTTGACAGGAGAATTTTGGATTCATACCTAGGCGAAAAGCCGGCGCTCGCCGTAAGGATCTGCGGTCATGTTGCAGTGGCGAACTCTGCATTCATAAGAGAGTCGGGGGTAGACAAGCTGTTCCCAAACCTTGTCGACAGGGAGCGAGGCCTGCTGCTTGAGGATGCAGTCTCATACGCGGTCTCCGTAGCCATGAAGACGTATAACAATGAGGAGTTGCTGAGAGACGCCGCCTCTGCACTAGCCTCGGTGGGGGTGTTTGGCGTGTCTTCAATGGCATGTAGCGAGGAAGAGGTTAGAGCGCTATCCCTTATAGGAGATGCTTTGGAGGTCAGGGTGGCATGCTATCTTAGGCGTGGAGTAGAGCCGCCGCCAAAGAGGGCGGGTGCAAGGTGGAGTATTGTAGGGGTAAAACTATTCGCTGACGGAAGCCTTGGCGGCCGCACCGCCTATTTGAGGAGGCCTTACATCTCCGGTGAGAACGAGGGATGGCGCGGGTTGAAGCTGCTTTCCAGTAGGGACATAGCGGAGGAAGCAGTGTCAAACAGCCACCGGGGGCTTGCAACTGCTGTTCACGCAATAGGAGATGCGGCGTTAGACGAGGTTCTAGAAGGCTTCAGCAACGCCATATCAAGGGGTGTAGAGCCGGGGATGCTCAGGGTGGAGCACGCCAGCCTAGCCTGGCCCAACCAGATAGATAGGCTGGCTAGCCTGAGGGTCTGGACAGTAGTGCAGCCTCTGTTTAGGGTCAGCGACTGGTGGCTGGAGAGTAGGGTAGGGTCTGACATGCTGCAAGCGGCCTACCCCTTCGCGTCCATGCTGAGGGCGGGAGTTAAGCTGGCTTTATCAACCGACGCGCCGGTAGAAACTTACGATCCCGCGGAGACGTTCAAGGCTGCTGTTGGGCTGTGCAGCTCAAGGCTTTGCAGGGAAAGCGAGTCTCTCACGCCGCGTGAAACCCTCAAACTATACACGCTAAACTCCGCCCTAGCATCTGGAGGCCCCGTGGCGTGGCTCGGCAGGCTCCGGCGGGGGGCGCCTGCGCTATTCGCAGTAGCCAATGTAGACGTACTCAACTCAGGTAGAAAAGAGCTGGAGAAACTGAAGTTTAGGGGGCTAAACCTAGCGAAATGA